One Arachis hypogaea cultivar Tifrunner chromosome 18, arahy.Tifrunner.gnm2.J5K5, whole genome shotgun sequence genomic window, CAGAATTTTTCCAAGTCTCAGCCATTCAATTTGCAAGCTCGTCAATCGGAAACAAATTTCTCAACTAACAATAACTTCAATCTCAGCTGGCAAGGCGATGGCAATTTGGTACTTTACTATTCTCAAAATCACAAAGAAGATGAACAGGCGCAGATTCATGCATACTGGGCAGCCGGAACTGACGGTCGCGGATCGCGTTTATTCTTCGACGAGTTCGGACGGATTTACGTTAAGGATGATAATGACACTGAGCTGTTCCAAGTAACAAACGGGAACCCAGGTTCAACTCAATATTTTTACATGGCGAGATTTGAATCTGATGGAGTCTTCAGGCTGTACAATTACCAGAAGACTAAAACGGTTACAAACGAGGAGGATAACTGTTCTTCTGGATGGAGAGTGTTGGAACAAGAACCCGATGATATATGTGTTCATAGCATAGCTCAGAATGAAAATTTTATCTGTGGGCCTAACAGTTATTGTGTTTCCATAAATGGAAAGCCTCAATGCACGTGTCCGGATAATTATTCCTATTTTGTGCAGCCTAATGATCCAAACAACTTAACAAGTTGTAGGCCGGATTTTCCGCCTCCCAGCTGTCTGGTCGACGGCTGGGAGATGGATCCGGCCAAGGTGGATTTCCAAGAACGGCAGAATTTGAACTGGCCTTTCTCCGATTACGAGTTGGTGAGCGGTGATTTCGATAAGTACACGTGTCGGGAAAGGTGCGGTGGCGATTGCTTCTGTGCTGCGGCTGTATACTACGTTGATAACAACAAAGTGGCAAATTGTTGGAAGAAGAAGTACCCTTTGAGTAATGGAAGGTATAGTACGAAAGCCGAAAATGGAACAATAGTGTTCCTCAAGTTTCGCAAGGCAGGGAATGGAAACCAACATCGATCTTATTTAACACTTATTTTGTCGTTTCTTCTTGGGAGCTCGGTTTTCCTCAACATTCTGTTGGTGTTGGGAATTCTTGGAATTTACATGTTCTTGCGCAAGAGAAAGATGTTAGGGCAGCCACTAGTTGCGAGCTTGGCGCCGGAGACGGTTAGAAGCTACACATACAAAGAGCTTGAGAAGGCGACACGTGGATTCAAACAGAAATTGGGTCAAGGTGCTTTTGGAACTGTGTATAAAGGGGTATTAGAATTAGGGTCTAATACGAAAAGATATGTAGCTATTAAGAAGTTAGATAAGGTGGTTGAAGAAGGTGAAAATGAATTCAAAACAGAGGTGAGTGTGATAGGCCAAACCCACCACAGGAACTTGGTTCGGTTGCTTGGTTACTGCGACGAAGGGGAGCATCGTCTTCTTGTGTATGAGTACATGAGCAATGGTTCATTGGCGAGCTTTCTTTTTGGGATTTCTAGGCCTCATTGGAATCAAAGAGTGCAAATTGGATTGGGAATAGCTAAAGGAGTCACATATTTGCATGAAGAGTGTAACACCCAATTCATTCATTGCGATATCAAGCCTCACAACATTCTTCTGGACGACGTATTCGCGCCCAGGATATCCGATTTTGGGCTGGCAAAGCTGTTGCTGGCAGAGCAAACTCGCGCCACTAGGACGCACGCGAGAGGGACTATTGGATACTTTGCACCTGAATGGTTTACAAAAGCTTCAATCACAAGCAAAGTCGATGTTTATAGCTTTGGAGTGGTGCTGCTAGAGCTCATATGCTGCAAATCCAGTATTGTGTTTTCAATGTCAAATGATGAAGAACAAGCGCTTATAGATTGGGCATATGATTGTTACAAACATGGGAAATTGGTTCAATTTGTTGAGAATGATGAGGAGGCAAAGAATGATATTAGGAGGGTGGAAAAACATGTTATGGTAGCAATTTGGTGTGTTCAAGATGATCCTTCACTAAGGCCTTCTATGAAGAAGGTTGCTCAAATGCTTGAGGATGTTATTGCTGTACCTTTGCCACCTCGACCTTCCATGTTTTGTTCATCATCTGCAACTTCGTTAAGTAGTGtttctttttgaatttgatttgtaTTTGTATATATAGTATAGTATATATTATGGACTGCCATTAAAATTATGCTTTGTTCATGTGATGATTTTCTATAATATGGAAAAGTACGAGGACAATGTATGTTTTATACCATGTGTATAATgtaattaatttgaaattaaaactaaattataGGCCACTAAttaattttgagtagttttcaatttaaaatttaaatcaaatattaggATTACCGTCGGTTTTGGAAACAAATAAACTACCTCCCTCTCTCACCCCTCTCTCTCAATACAGTTTGTCAGCGTTCTATGCCTTTCTCATTGAGTCTCGCCGGTACACTAACGTCACGGTTACCAGCCGCCATCGGAAATCGCGCCGACACTGTTCCGATTGGCGCCGTTGTCGCACAGGCCACCGCCAAGGGAGGAAGCGCATATTGTGTGGGTCAAACTAACAGCACCGCAGCAACCCGAACGTCCAGCGCCTCCGTCGCAGCGGTGTGTGCTTTCTTCCCGACACCGTCCTCACGTCCTCCGATGCGCCTTCACTTTCTCCCCTTCCTTCAAGTCTCTTCTCACCAATGATACCAccatactcttcttcttcttcggatcCAAGCATGGTTAGCTTCTTTCATGATTTGAGCCCTATGCTTCACAACCGTGCCGCTTTTGTCATGACTAGTCCTTCAAAATTATGTTTCACCACAATAATAGTTTCTTCtgtttattcatcttcttctattttaatggtcaatttaggatggtcattttagtaggtatgcggatggttattttatttttatgtagatgattattttgattggattgagtttagttatatataattaaaatatgttagatgttcaattcattatgtatgcggatgattatttttatccttaaatggatggttatttttattaaggGTGAGTGGCATGTGACAAGTCAAGTAGCTATGGTGAAATGGAATGATTATTGATGAAAGTGGGATGGCCGCCGGTCGAAGAAAAAGAGAGTATTAAAGAATTtcagatggttatttttttaaataactaactggattttttaaaaatttgaaatttgaaattggagaatttaaaatttgatgtgaaataattgaataagagtttttaaatttattattttatgggtaatttttatttttaactcattGGACTAAATAAGCagcccattgtacatattgtacaaatattccattaatTCTCTAGCAAAACTCCTATAATATATAGTAATGTTATAAGCTAACTAATATCTTATTATAGTCATACTAATAACTAATAGCTAATTAATTAGACGCAAACATGTTATCAGCAGAACTTTAATTTTATCATAGACAGAGAAGAACAAATAATCCAAGCAAAGAATAGACAATGTAAACTACTAATAAGTTGAGTTAGATGAACAGGAGCCATAGCCCCAATTATATCAGATAAAATTAAGGCAAATTTTATGGTGTAGAACAAGAATTCTTTCTACACTTATAGATGTCAGGTGTTGCAACTAAAGAAGGGAGAGAGTGCCATTAGAACAGAATGAGAGACAGTGTCTGTATTTATGGGACCCAATTTTAACTAGTATTTTAgtattataataatcaattccaGCTATATTTAATGTTAATATAGCTGGTAAGACCATTAATTAGCAGAATAATTAAgcattgatatttaaaaaaaattgtaaaaaaaaattatttattatctgaTATTTTGGGCCCAAACATTAGCTACCCCATCAgagaaatttataaaaataggAAGGGGACATTTAGCAAAGCAAACTGGGTGGGAGACTACAATTATGTAGCGGCGGTCAAAAATTATTCattcaattaaatatataaatttatttttcttttcgttgaaaacagaaatgaaaataaTCAAACTAATCAGTCCTTACGTGTTTTTTTTAGCTCAAGATCATAAGTTcgtaaacatatttttatatatattttttattattttatagatatttataacacattcaaaataatataataatacataaaatacCTTTTATACACAtccaaatttcatttaaatttgtgtttatatttttttaatataaataattttttaacatatctaaaataataagataatacacaaaatatttttagtatatatctaaaattctttcaaatttatgcttatgtttttcttaatataaatgattttgtaactcatttaaaattataaaattgtataataaataatttcttaatacatctAAAACTTATCCAAAAATAATTATGTTCATTGTTCTTGTTAATtagaactaaaaaaaattatatataccagttttaaaacgaaaaaaattgattttgatactattattttaattttaatttagtttattatttttattttgttaaatttaaatttaaatattttaactttaaagatatatcattttaaattttagatattctaaaaataattattacaatagataataattaaataaaggaTAAACTATGATGAATAATTGGATATCCAACTCCAATTAACTCATTTCTACCTACAAAAGAACTACAAATAACCCACATCAGACATAAATTAAGGCCCACAAACAATACACCTGTACCACTGATTACTAAATCCATCTTATTAACCTGCTACACATTAATTAATCATCATTAATTTCCATAATAATAATCCCGTAATCTTTCCTAACCCAACCTACTACTACTGAAAATAACAAAGAGGTTGTCCCCCTATCACCATATCATTATGTCATTTCTGACACTCAATAGTGCATCATAATTATAGTGTGATTTTTTGGCTATCTGGGGAAGTCGACATCTGACATCTATAGATGTAGAAAAAATTCTTTATCTACACCATAGCATTCGTCTAAAATTAAAGGGGTTAAATACAATGCATCAACAGAAAGATCCAGATCAAGAGTGTCCTCCAAACATGattctataaaaaatatgaatcaaagaaaaattGGGGACTAAAActgtataacaatataaaaggtatttttatttaaataaaaaattaaaaataccttATTTAACGGTTTAACTTGGAATTAAAGAAATTTACAAATTTAAACATCACGTGTATCAGTAGTATCAGTGGTACTAGTATAGAGAATATATCACTACTTTttatctctcttctactccatttttgCTGTCAATCAGAGCAAAAAAGTGACAAAAAACTTTGATATATTTTCGCTAACAATACATGTGAAAATGGaaaactaaatttattttattttcactttAACCGTGATTGCATAAACCGTTTAAATTTGATATCAAAATGCTGATGAATTTTTAGTCAGATTACGTGCTAATCATGGCGGTGAACGTTATCAAGTCACCAGAATTGTGGAAGAAGTGCTCAATTGAGTCGGTCTGAATGTTGGTTTTATGAATCGACCTCACTTTGTATCCG contains:
- the LOC112773189 gene encoding G-type lectin S-receptor-like serine/threonine-protein kinase LECRK2, with translation MAKTRSNSLLQTLLVFFVITPIITAIPDCKNSSNALSPLSTQSSSPWTSPSKDFAFGFQSVQFKDPRYVPLLSIYFTKSPNKTIVWYAKPNREIPVRSSINITNNGLVIYNPKGSEIWSRPEKKDKMVTCASMLDTGNFVLKDKDGNIVWESFEEPSDTLLPGQNFSKSQPFNLQARQSETNFSTNNNFNLSWQGDGNLVLYYSQNHKEDEQAQIHAYWAAGTDGRGSRLFFDEFGRIYVKDDNDTELFQVTNGNPGSTQYFYMARFESDGVFRLYNYQKTKTVTNEEDNCSSGWRVLEQEPDDICVHSIAQNENFICGPNSYCVSINGKPQCTCPDNYSYFVQPNDPNNLTSCRPDFPPPSCLVDGWEMDPAKVDFQERQNLNWPFSDYELVSGDFDKYTCRERCGGDCFCAAAVYYVDNNKVANCWKKKYPLSNGRYSTKAENGTIVFLKFRKAGNGNQHRSYLTLILSFLLGSSVFLNILLVLGILGIYMFLRKRKMLGQPLVASLAPETVRSYTYKELEKATRGFKQKLGQGAFGTVYKGVLELGSNTKRYVAIKKLDKVVEEGENEFKTEVSVIGQTHHRNLVRLLGYCDEGEHRLLVYEYMSNGSLASFLFGISRPHWNQRVQIGLGIAKGVTYLHEECNTQFIHCDIKPHNILLDDVFAPRISDFGLAKLLLAEQTRATRTHARGTIGYFAPEWFTKASITSKVDVYSFGVVLLELICCKSSIVFSMSNDEEQALIDWAYDCYKHGKLVQFVENDEEAKNDIRRVEKHVMVAIWCVQDDPSLRPSMKKVAQMLEDVIAVPLPPRPSMFCSSSATSLSSVSF